Proteins encoded by one window of Porphyromonas vaginalis:
- a CDS encoding InlB B-repeat-containing protein — MTRRLHRWACVLLCTLLTSIGLQAEESSQPSSTTSDALRTVGTGVITMTTTKAVGEKITLEIWGGGITIEGVKEPFSRGSATYTLTSQTVIIRGNVTELNGWNNQLTSLNVSGCTILTDLECFGNKLTSLDVSGCTALTELKCYDNQLTSLNVSGCTALTTLECFNNKLTSLDVSGYTALTTLKCSENQLTSLDVSKNTALTTLKCSENQLTMLDVSKNTALTKLECYHNKLTALDVSQNAALTELKCTNNQLTALDVSKNTKLGTLDCQQNQLTALDVSQNTALTKLVCAENKLSALDVSQNTALKIFACGENPLTALDVSQNIALTQLICDNNQLSALDVSQNTALKWLDCDNNQLTALDVSKNTALRTLECFINKLTALDVSQNIALTELYCYRNQLTALDVSKNTKLEALRCHGNQIKGKEMTRLVNSLPDRTGKRAGKFTVVQEPAPEGNICLKSDVAIAKGKNWNTLKYKSDTRKYVAYEGANSLKVTLTKEGEGTLTATGADNLNAVPEGTELTIVATPADGYKLTALTANGRDILATKKLSVREDTEIKATFAKKKNYTVTFTPEGEGENKLTATRNGEPFTSGSLAYEGDKIVITAQPAEGYQIDKWLIGKEEIEVTPYTGKTTFECTVGTADVLIKATFTKKTFAVTLTKEGEGTISATGAADLNAVPYGTELTIVATPAAGYKLTALTANGKDILSTKQFIVKGATEVKATFVDHTGVETIGEQTVRIYPNPAQTFVLIEGLQPASQVSLYSMTGEQLYTGQTDRRGTLRIDLTALSDGVYLLVGTGWQERLVVKK; from the coding sequence ATGACAAGAAGACTACACCGCTGGGCGTGCGTCCTACTCTGCACGCTCCTCACCTCGATAGGGCTACAAGCCGAGGAATCCTCCCAGCCCTCGTCTACTACCTCCGATGCACTCCGTACCGTTGGCACAGGCGTCATCACGATGACCACTACCAAGGCCGTCGGAGAGAAAATCACATTAGAAATTTGGGGTGGTGGCATCACCATCGAAGGTGTCAAAGAGCCGTTTTCTAGAGGCTCCGCTACCTACACCCTTACCAGCCAAACTGTCATCATTCGAGGCAATGTCACAGAGCTTAATGGTTGGAACAATCAGCTGACCAGCTTGAACGTGTCTGGTTGCACTATCTTGACAGATCTTGAATGCTTCGGCAACAAACTGACTAGCTTGGATGTCTCGGGCTGTACCGCCTTGACAGAGCTTAAATGCTACGACAATCAACTGACCAGCTTGAACGTCTCGGGCTGTACCGCCTTGACAACGCTTGAGTGCTTCAACAATAAACTGACCAGCTTGGACGTATCGGGCTATACCGCCTTGACAACGCTTAAATGCTCCGAAAATCAGCTGACCAGCTTGGACGTGTCAAAGAACACCGCCTTGACAACGCTTAAATGCTCCGAAAATCAGCTGACCATGTTGGATGTATCAAAGAATACGGCCTTGACAAAGCTTGAATGCTACCACAATAAGCTGACCGCATTGGATGTTTCCCAAAACGCCGCCTTGACAGAGCTTAAATGCACCAACAATCAGCTGACCGCATTGGATGTTTCCAAGAATACCAAATTGGGAACACTTGACTGCCAGCAAAATCAACTGACTGCATTGGATGTATCCCAAAACACAGCGTTGACAAAGCTTGTCTGCGCTGAAAATAAGCTGTCCGCATTGGATGTATCCCAGAATACTGCTTTGAAAATCTTTGCCTGCGGTGAAAATCCGCTGACTGCATTGGATGTTTCCCAAAACATTGCGTTGACACAGCTCATCTGCGACAACAATCAGCTGTCCGCATTGGATGTATCCCAAAACACCGCATTGAAATGGCTTGACTGCGACAACAATCAGCTGACCGCATTGGATGTATCAAAGAATACGGCCTTGAGAACGCTTGAATGCTTCATCAATAAGCTGACTGCATTGGATGTATCCCAAAACATCGCGTTGACAGAGCTCTACTGCTACCGCAATCAGCTGACGGCATTGGATGTTTCCAAGAATACCAAATTGGAAGCACTTCGCTGCCACGGCAATCAAATCAAAGGCAAAGAGATGACCCGCTTGGTGAACAGCCTGCCCGACCGTACCGGAAAGAGAGCCGGTAAATTTACCGTAGTGCAAGAACCAGCTCCGGAGGGCAATATTTGCCTTAAATCCGATGTAGCTATTGCCAAGGGTAAGAACTGGAATACGCTAAAGTACAAGTCCGATACCAGAAAGTATGTTGCCTACGAGGGCGCAAATTCCTTAAAGGTTACGCTGACTAAGGAGGGCGAAGGCACGCTCACCGCTACCGGTGCGGACAACCTCAACGCCGTTCCAGAGGGTACCGAGCTGACCATCGTAGCGACACCGGCTGATGGCTACAAGTTGACCGCTCTAACGGCCAACGGTAGGGACATCCTCGCAACGAAGAAGCTGAGCGTCAGGGAAGACACCGAGATCAAGGCAACCTTTGCGAAGAAGAAGAACTACACCGTGACATTCACGCCAGAAGGCGAAGGCGAAAACAAGCTCACAGCTACTAGAAATGGGGAACCCTTTACCTCTGGAAGCCTAGCTTATGAAGGCGACAAGATCGTCATCACAGCTCAGCCTGCTGAGGGCTACCAGATAGACAAGTGGCTCATCGGCAAGGAAGAGATAGAGGTCACTCCCTATACGGGTAAGACGACCTTTGAGTGTACCGTCGGCACGGCAGATGTTTTAATCAAAGCGACCTTTACGAAGAAGACTTTTGCCGTAACGCTCACCAAGGAGGGCGAGGGTACGATCTCCGCTACCGGAGCCGCTGACCTCAACGCAGTCCCCTACGGTACGGAGCTAACAATCGTTGCTACGCCAGCTGCTGGCTACAAGTTGACAGCTCTGACGGCCAATGGCAAAGACATCCTAAGCACCAAGCAGTTCATAGTCAAGGGAGCTACCGAAGTGAAGGCAACCTTCGTTGACCATACAGGTGTCGAGACAATCGGTGAGCAGACCGTTCGCATCTATCCGAATCCGGCACAGACGTTTGTCCTCATCGAGGGCTTGCAACCAGCTAGCCAGGTATCGCTCTACAGTATGACTGGCGAGCAGCTGTACACGGGTCAGACAGATCGCCGAGGGACTCTGCGAATTGACCTGACAGCTCTCAGCGATGGTGTCTACCTCCTCGTAGGCACTGGGTGGCAGGAGCGACTAGTGG
- a CDS encoding C10 family peptidase, giving the protein MNSLQIRWRHLLALSLILLCSVSALFARPLSEREARHLAEQFFHQVAYAHKVLAPAQQPLSLVSAPIRQSAGVELRTLSGDKARYYYIYNRGSNAGFVIIAGDDELTPYIGYATTGQVLEQDMPEQLRAFLKACQERIDELTSSVGLRSSLRPTPRTATEPAQIAPLLGNIQWNQSAPWNNQTPTDNQGKHMPVGCVATAYTQVMRYHQWPTQGEGTFSYTEERSNRQHSVDYGATTYDWAHMPERYNDPSSATSEETQALSTLAYHAGVAVEMMYAPSGSGSYTPLVARALADHFRYDKRVSFKSRSNYTQSSWEQMLRAELIAARPVVYSGSGSGGGHAFVCDGYDMEGLFHINWGWGGMSDGYFNLNYLVPSDLGIGGGAGGGFSLGQGAVVGIKPDKTGSSQRQESSLVTTWRFGMTFTEGTLDASAEYTVTLTTDATPYDGSVTYGVTKVGTTDTLYLDQYARNARIDGLYQDFSIDPEELQLSNHIGVGTWDFFLAYRHTDAKGQTAWRPCGQHERAKEQYRHTYTITQESDGSYVVTEEASSNLSMLELVAGSVQSSIVGYEKSKVSLQLRNTGRVEFFGQLYLYARKVGERIFEPVVNILPAIDAGAVKEVTFEIDRFPYGSGDVELEVGYFIGDRFNQLSTTTVSIQSATDIRTAYVLSSDQPVTVNVNSGNLSQIRIRNIGTKTPTNRVFYRWELQKEKQTASTRWTQIDIPAGGEQLVAPNLADELSQIGAKRGDNITLTATFVEASDEERIISVIPLMEEAKLSVYCDGELVVGDGVITMTTARAVGENISFSYLAEGDVVIEGATGTPKEKEWVDYTLTSQQVSLRGDITQLFCIANELTNLDVSQCSSLKGLACFLNQIKGDAMTQLVNSLPDRTGKEAGVFAVYALSQEERNRCLKSDVAIAKAKNWQVALATIENGKLKYYLYEGEDDSQPSVGDGVITMTTSRAVGEQIRLSMRPVEGQTVIAEGLKEPLTLDGTGHFYTLTSQTVTLRGNLTSLNCNGLYSRGEGSPISHQNQLTSLDVSSCKTLRELDCSENLLQSLDVSGCKTLSELNCSRNSLQSLDITHNEALTRLYCFNNQLETLDLSHARALTSLLVSENRLTDLDLSQCLNLRFLDLPNNQLTSLDVSHNPNLEGLYCDGNPIERERMTQLVKTLSDRTGQEEGTFVPGKCLKSDVAIAKAKNWKVKDIYDNPYEGEDDSQPSVGDGVITMTTSRAVGEQIMLAVSPVEGQTVIAEGLKESLILDGTGHLYTLTNQTVTLRGNLTLLQCDGAVDMDTPPSHENQLTSLDINCETLTLLSCDGNQLTSLDLSHARALTTLVCYENKLTQLDLSSCTKLTGLGVGENQLTHLDVSHNGELQILDCSDNQLTALDVSKNTALTSLYCRRNQLTALDVSKNTALTSLYCHQNQLTALDVSKNTALTSLYCHQNQLTALDVSKNTALTSLYCPYNQLTALDVSKNTELEALYCYDNQIKGEEMTRLVNSLPERTGKKAGIFTVVQGPKLEGNICLKSDVAIAKGKNWNTLKFESDIQNFVPYEGAEDAQPLKVTLTKEGEGALTATGADDLNAVPYGTELSIEATPAEGYQLTALTANGTDILASKKVVVTSDLTIKATFTKKAFAVSLTKEGEGTITATGASNLNSVAYGTELTINATPAEGYELTALTANGTDILATKKIVVTDNVTVKATFAKKTFAVKLTKEGEGTLVATGADDLNAVPYGTELTIATTPSEGYELTALTANGTDILATKKFVVKDNVTVKATFAKKTFAVKLTKEGEGTLVATGADDLNAVPYGTELTVIATPAEGYELTALTANGTDILATKKFVVKGATEVKATFTKKNFAVTFAKEGKGKLTATGANNLNAVPYGTKLTVEAAPAEGYELTALTANGKDILSSKKFTVKETVEVKATFTKKTFTVTFTQEGEGKLTATGADNLNSVAYGTELTIVATPAEGYELTALTANGEDILATKKFVVKGATDVKATFTKKTFAVTFAKEGEGTITATGADDLNAVAYGTELTIVATPAEGYELTALTANGEDILATKKFVVKGATEVKAIFEKKTFAVTLTSNEHGTISIVENVDLKAVPYGTTLTVQATGKNDQCELTALTANGEDILATKKFVVKGATEVKATFVDHTGVETTVTQQVKLYPNPATDYVIVEGIAPASEVMLHSMTGELMCAMQADAEGHLQIDLTALSDGVYLLVGTGWQERLVVKK; this is encoded by the coding sequence ATGAACTCTCTACAAATCCGTTGGCGACATTTGCTTGCCCTCTCGCTCATACTACTCTGTAGTGTGAGTGCGCTCTTTGCTCGGCCTCTGAGCGAGCGTGAAGCTCGACACCTCGCCGAGCAATTTTTCCATCAAGTAGCCTATGCACATAAGGTGTTGGCTCCTGCGCAACAACCGCTCAGTCTCGTATCAGCTCCGATACGTCAGAGTGCTGGTGTAGAGCTACGCACCCTATCGGGCGACAAGGCTCGCTACTACTATATTTATAATAGAGGTAGCAATGCAGGCTTCGTCATCATCGCTGGTGATGATGAGCTGACACCCTATATCGGCTACGCTACGACTGGACAAGTCCTTGAGCAGGATATGCCCGAACAGCTCCGAGCCTTTCTCAAGGCTTGTCAGGAGCGTATCGATGAGCTTACCTCTAGTGTAGGTTTGCGTAGCTCTCTCAGACCTACACCCCGAACCGCTACAGAGCCAGCACAGATTGCTCCTTTGTTGGGAAACATACAGTGGAATCAGAGTGCCCCGTGGAATAATCAGACTCCTACCGACAATCAAGGAAAGCATATGCCAGTCGGTTGTGTCGCAACCGCCTATACGCAGGTGATGCGTTATCATCAGTGGCCTACGCAGGGTGAGGGAACCTTCTCCTATACAGAAGAAAGAAGTAACCGCCAGCATAGTGTAGACTACGGGGCTACTACGTATGACTGGGCGCATATGCCTGAGCGGTATAACGACCCATCGTCTGCGACCTCTGAGGAGACCCAAGCACTCTCTACGCTTGCCTACCATGCAGGTGTCGCTGTCGAGATGATGTACGCACCCAGTGGTAGTGGCTCCTATACGCCCCTTGTAGCACGAGCTTTGGCAGATCACTTCCGCTATGACAAGAGGGTGAGCTTCAAGAGTCGAAGCAATTATACTCAGTCCTCTTGGGAGCAGATGCTACGTGCCGAGCTGATAGCCGCTCGTCCTGTAGTCTATAGTGGTAGTGGTAGTGGCGGTGGTCATGCTTTTGTCTGTGATGGTTACGATATGGAGGGACTCTTTCATATCAATTGGGGCTGGGGAGGCATGAGCGATGGCTACTTCAACCTCAACTACCTCGTCCCCTCAGATCTCGGTATAGGTGGTGGTGCTGGAGGAGGCTTCAGTCTCGGCCAAGGAGCAGTCGTAGGCATCAAGCCCGACAAGACCGGCTCATCTCAGAGACAGGAGTCTTCGCTGGTGACCACGTGGCGATTTGGGATGACCTTCACAGAGGGTACACTTGATGCTAGTGCAGAGTACACCGTTACATTAACAACTGATGCGACTCCATACGATGGGTCCGTAACCTATGGCGTGACCAAGGTCGGAACGACAGATACGCTGTACCTAGATCAATACGCACGCAATGCTCGTATTGATGGACTTTATCAAGACTTTAGCATCGACCCCGAAGAGCTACAGCTGAGTAATCACATCGGTGTCGGTACGTGGGACTTCTTCCTCGCATATCGTCATACAGATGCTAAGGGTCAGACTGCGTGGAGACCTTGCGGTCAGCACGAACGTGCCAAAGAGCAGTATCGTCACACCTACACGATCACGCAGGAGAGCGATGGCTCCTATGTCGTAACAGAGGAGGCTAGTAGCAATCTCTCTATGCTAGAGCTGGTCGCAGGATCTGTTCAGAGCTCTATCGTAGGCTATGAAAAGAGCAAAGTTTCCCTCCAGCTACGCAATACAGGGCGAGTAGAGTTCTTCGGCCAACTATACCTATACGCTAGAAAGGTCGGTGAACGGATATTTGAACCAGTAGTCAATATACTCCCAGCGATAGATGCTGGAGCGGTCAAAGAGGTTACCTTCGAGATAGACCGATTCCCCTATGGATCTGGAGATGTGGAGCTAGAAGTAGGGTATTTCATCGGAGATCGCTTTAACCAGTTATCGACGACTACTGTCTCCATACAGTCTGCGACCGACATACGTACAGCTTACGTCCTCTCCTCAGATCAGCCTGTCACGGTAAATGTGAACAGTGGCAACCTCTCACAGATACGCATACGCAATATAGGTACGAAGACACCAACAAACCGTGTCTTCTATCGCTGGGAGCTACAGAAGGAGAAGCAGACGGCTAGCACCCGTTGGACGCAGATTGACATTCCTGCTGGAGGTGAGCAGCTTGTTGCCCCAAACCTAGCAGACGAACTTAGTCAGATAGGCGCAAAGCGTGGCGATAATATTACGCTCACAGCCACCTTTGTCGAGGCAAGTGATGAGGAACGTATCATCAGTGTAATACCTCTTATGGAGGAGGCTAAGCTCTCCGTATACTGTGATGGTGAGCTAGTGGTCGGTGATGGAGTCATCACGATGACCACGGCACGGGCAGTCGGAGAAAATATCTCCTTCTCCTACTTGGCGGAAGGTGATGTCGTAATAGAAGGAGCGACAGGGACTCCAAAAGAAAAAGAGTGGGTCGACTATACCCTTACAAGCCAACAAGTATCCCTACGAGGAGACATCACTCAGCTCTTCTGTATAGCAAATGAGTTGACAAATCTTGATGTCTCCCAATGTAGCTCCTTAAAGGGTCTAGCGTGCTTTCTTAATCAGATTAAGGGAGACGCGATGACGCAATTGGTCAATAGCCTCCCCGACCGCACAGGTAAGGAGGCTGGGGTCTTTGCCGTTTATGCTCTCTCTCAAGAGGAGAGAAATAGATGTCTCAAGAGCGATGTTGCAATAGCTAAAGCTAAGAACTGGCAAGTCGCTCTAGCGACTATAGAAAACGGAAAGCTTAAATATTACCTCTACGAGGGAGAGGACGACTCTCAGCCCTCTGTCGGTGATGGTGTCATCACGATGACCACCTCTAGGGCAGTAGGCGAGCAGATTAGGTTGTCGATGCGTCCCGTCGAGGGGCAGACAGTCATCGCTGAGGGCCTCAAGGAGCCGCTGACACTCGATGGCACGGGGCATTTCTATACGCTCACGAGCCAGACAGTCACCCTCCGAGGGAACTTGACGTCTTTGAACTGTAATGGACTCTATTCCCGAGGCGAGGGGTCGCCTATCTCTCATCAGAACCAATTGACCAGCTTGGACGTGTCAAGCTGTAAGACATTAAGAGAGCTGGACTGCTCTGAGAATTTGCTCCAAAGCTTGGACGTGTCAGGCTGTAAGACATTAAGCGAGCTGAACTGCTCTAGGAATTCGCTCCAAAGCTTGGACATTACGCACAACGAAGCTCTTACTAGACTATACTGTTTTAATAATCAGCTAGAGACTCTAGACTTGTCACATGCTCGAGCCTTGACCAGCTTGCTCGTTTCTGAAAACCGACTGACTGACCTAGATTTGTCTCAGTGTCTTAACCTACGGTTCTTAGATCTGCCCAATAATCAGCTGACTAGCCTTGACGTGTCGCACAACCCCAATCTGGAAGGTCTTTATTGCGATGGTAATCCGATCGAGAGAGAGAGGATGACACAACTAGTCAAGACCCTATCTGATCGTACGGGTCAGGAAGAGGGTACCTTCGTACCTGGCAAATGTCTCAAGAGTGACGTCGCCATCGCCAAGGCTAAAAATTGGAAAGTCAAAGATATATATGACAACCCTTACGAGGGAGAGGACGACTCTCAGCCCTCTGTCGGTGACGGTGTCATCACGATGACCACCTCTAGGGCAGTAGGCGAGCAGATTATGCTGGCGGTGAGTCCCGTCGAGGGGCAGACTGTCATCGCTGAGGGTCTCAAGGAGTCGCTGATCCTCGATGGCACGGGGCATCTCTATACGCTCACGAACCAGACAGTCACCCTCCGGGGGAACCTGACACTCCTACAGTGTGATGGTGCTGTAGATATGGATACGCCTCCCTCGCATGAGAATCAGTTGACGAGCTTAGACATAAACTGCGAGACGCTTACACTGTTGTCCTGTGATGGTAATCAGCTGACCAGTCTAGACCTGTCACATGCTCGTGCATTGACTACCTTGGTGTGTTATGAAAATAAACTGACGCAACTCGATCTTTCTTCGTGTACTAAGCTGACTGGATTAGGTGTCGGGGAGAACCAGCTGACCCACCTTGATGTGTCACATAATGGCGAATTGCAGATCCTTGATTGCTCTGATAATCAGCTGACCGCATTAGACGTATCAAAAAACACTGCATTGACAAGTCTTTACTGCCGGCGAAATCAACTGACTGCGTTGGATGTATCCAAGAACACCGCGTTGACAAGTCTTTACTGCCATCAAAATCAACTGACTGCATTGGATGTATCCAAGAACACCGCGTTGACAAGTCTTTACTGCCATCAAAATCAACTGACTGCATTGGATGTATCCAAGAACACCGCGTTGACAAGTCTTTACTGCCCTTACAATCAGCTGACCGCATTGGATGTATCCAAGAATACCGAATTGGAAGCACTTTACTGCTACGACAATCAAATCAAAGGCGAAGAGATGACCCGCTTGGTGAACAGCCTGCCTGAGCGTACCGGCAAGAAAGCCGGTATATTTACTGTGGTGCAAGGACCTAAGCTTGAGGGCAATATTTGCCTTAAATCCGATGTCGCTATTGCCAAGGGTAAGAACTGGAATACGCTAAAGTTCGAATCCGATATCCAAAACTTTGTTCCCTACGAGGGTGCAGAGGACGCACAACCCTTAAAGGTAACGCTGACGAAAGAGGGCGAAGGTGCGCTCACCGCTACTGGAGCAGATGATCTCAACGCAGTCCCCTACGGCACGGAGCTCTCGATCGAAGCAACACCAGCCGAAGGGTACCAGCTGACCGCTCTAACGGCTAATGGCACGGATATCCTAGCTTCCAAGAAGGTAGTCGTGACCAGCGACCTAACTATCAAAGCGACCTTCACGAAGAAAGCCTTTGCAGTCTCTCTAACTAAGGAGGGTGAGGGTACGATCACCGCAACGGGTGCTAGCAACCTTAACTCAGTCGCTTACGGCACAGAGTTGACGATCAACGCTACACCAGCCGAGGGGTACGAGCTTACGGCACTTACTGCCAACGGCACGGACATCCTCGCTACGAAGAAGATCGTTGTCACGGATAATGTCACTGTCAAGGCGACGTTTGCGAAGAAGACGTTTGCCGTGAAGCTCACGAAGGAGGGCGAAGGAACGCTCGTAGCTACAGGTGCTGACGACCTCAACGCAGTTCCCTACGGCACGGAGCTAACGATTGCCACTACTCCATCTGAGGGGTATGAGCTTACGGCACTTACTGCCAACGGCACGGACATCCTCGCTACGAAGAAGTTCGTTGTAAAGGATAATGTGACCGTCAAGGCAACGTTTGCGAAGAAGACGTTTGCCGTGAAGCTCACGAAGGAGGGTGAAGGAACGCTCGTAGCTACAGGCGCTGACGATCTCAACGCAGTCCCCTACGGTACGGAGCTTACCGTCATTGCTACTCCAGCTGAGGGTTACGAACTAACAGCACTTACTGCCAATGGCACGGATATCCTCGCTACGAAGAAGTTCGTTGTAAAGGGTGCTACTGAAGTCAAGGCAACCTTCACGAAGAAGAACTTCGCTGTCACCTTCGCTAAGGAGGGTAAGGGGAAGCTCACAGCTACGGGGGCGAACAATCTCAACGCAGTCCCCTACGGTACGAAGCTCACAGTTGAGGCTGCACCAGCCGAGGGCTACGAGTTGACTGCTCTAACGGCTAATGGCAAAGACATCCTAAGCTCCAAGAAGTTCACCGTGAAGGAGACGGTTGAAGTGAAGGCAACCTTTACGAAGAAGACTTTTACCGTAACGTTCACACAGGAGGGTGAAGGGAAGCTCACAGCCACCGGTGCGGACAACCTCAACTCAGTCGCTTACGGCACAGAGTTGACGATTGTCGCTACACCAGCCGAGGGCTACGAGTTGACCGCTCTGACGGCTAATGGCGAAGACATCCTCGCTACGAAGAAGTTCGTTGTAAAGGGTGCTACTGACGTCAAGGCAACCTTCACGAAGAAGACCTTCGCCGTCACCTTCGCTAAGGAGGGTGAGGGGACGATCACCGCTACAGGTGCAGATGATCTCAATGCTGTGGCTTACGGTACTGAGTTGACCATTGTTGCTACACCAGCCGAGGGTTACGAACTAACAGCACTTACTGCCAACGGTGAGGACATCCTCGCTACGAAGAAGTTCGTCGTCAAAGGTGCTACTGAAGTAAAGGCGATCTTTGAGAAGAAGACGTTTGCCGTGACGCTTACCAGCAACGAGCATGGTACGATTTCGATTGTCGAGAACGTAGATCTCAAGGCTGTACCCTATGGGACTACCTTGACAGTTCAAGCTACGGGCAAGAACGATCAATGCGAGCTGACCGCTCTAACGGCTAACGGAGAGGATATCCTTGCCACGAAGAAGTTTGTCGTCAAGGGTGCTACCGAAGTGAAGGCAACGTTTGTGGATCACACAGGCGTGGAGACGACCGTCACGCAGCAGGTGAAGCTCTACCCGAACCCAGCAACTGACTATGTCATCGTGGAGGGTATAGCGCCTGCTAGCGAAGTGATGCTGCACAGCATGACTGGCGAGCTAATGTGCGCTATGCAAGCAGATGCAGAGGGGCATCTACAGATTGACCTGACAGCTCTCAGCGATGGTGTCTACCTCCTCGTAGGCACTGGATGGCAGGAGCGACTAGTCGTCAAGAAGTAA